The window ACATTCATTACATAAAGATATGTGCACAAAAATGAGAGTTAGTTTTTGGAAAACATGCAAGACATGCATATTTTTTCCACGTATATGCAATTTAATAGGCCACCACACTCTGATGTGTGATTTTAACTTGCTATTCGTATTCTCATTATAAACTTTAGTTACTTTTTGTTCCTTATCATTTAAAGTGTTGTTTCTTTGATTCCAGTCacgtccttttcttttttttggctaaagcgTCACGTCCTTTTCTTAACTATAGGACGAGGTTCGCACAACTGGCCAATCCATTGCTACAAACCCTAAGCGTGCCTTCAACCGCCTGGGTTGTCATCACCTCGATGTACCTGCAGGATCTCAGCCTGACATTCCAGAACATGATTCCAAGATCATGATGGAGGATGCAGCCTTAGAAGGATGCCCTGGAATTTTCAAGCTGGGGTGTAACCCTGATATACAGGCCAGCTTCATGGTATTAAACTTCATTAATACAGCATAGCTTAGAACAAGGTAGAAAAGAGAGAGACATAATTTTGATCCAACATATGTAATCATGTTTTGACCTGTCCTTTATTCCAGCCATCAAATTTATACATTTTAATcgatctatatttatattttgggTCTACGAGAGATTTGTCAGCCTGGATATATAGCATTTACATCTGAAGCTATTCCATGCATGCATGGAAACAGCAAGGTGTTTGTTGACAGACAGAATTCCAATCCAGGTCTTGCAACTGCACTTAGAGAGAATGCCAAAATGGAGACAGGACAACCATCTTAATGCATGGCTTATGGATCTTTAATGCATCATCTGCTAGGTGCACATTTCAAAGTCTGTATATTAGGGTAACTTTGCATTAGAGCTCATTGGTTTATCTCCCAAAGCTCATGAATCTCGGGTATCTCATGCAATATGGGATTGTCTAGCATGGGTCATGGTCATGCATAATTATTGTTAGATCAATCGTGTGAGGATCCAATAAACGtggtgtttagtctcatatagATTATATAAGaccaaaaaattctaaaaaatactttccggtTAGCTTTTTCGATGAGGTCCTAAAAAATCGATCAGAGTAGATCCGGTCTATAGCTTATGTAGATTAGATGACATGCAGCAGAGATTTATTGGAACCGACCACGAGCTCATCATTgggcttgtgattagatttaaaagatttaaatttttagtttgACGACGATGCTGTGGCTTAGACggaaggagtatgtgaggatccgagtatacgtgtgtttagtctcacatcggctaTGCAGTAgacagattttggatacttatacaaagccaaaaaatctaaataataccctatgactagcttttttttttttttttttttaagattttgaTATGTTACAAATCATTACTCATATAGCCAACAACCTAATGCAAATAAAATAGCTTTAACGTTACCGAGAAACTTCTATGAATTGAATCCATTAATCTTGCAATtgagaaatttgggatagaatTCTAAAAGTAATTTTGAAACAATAGAATTGTATTATAGTCAAAAAAAACATTATCTCTCGAGAGACCATTTgacttcactttttttttttctttttactggTTTGGTAGTACGTACCCATCCAATGGAGGCGTACTGGACCATCAAGACTAAATAGAGATACACGAATCCTAGTGGTCCCATGGTAGATTGCGCACGTTCAGGTCAAATTCTCGGATGCTAGCAAGTCATATACCTGGTCAGTGAGCCGAATCGGAATAATTACATTCGACCATGAACCAATTTTTGACCTGGCCAACAGGAAACTCATGACTAGCTGCTTTGCTTACTTGCAATGCTGGTTGACTAGCTCTCACCATAGGAATTAATATCGTTTATGCGTGTTGAGTTTCTTGGTAGGTTAGATATTCTACATCACCGTCCATTTGGTGGGCCCAATTGAGCTTACACAAACAAATATGGTCAGATGAACTGGGAATTTTAAATATGGCCGTGTACAACGGTGTCCATCTAGGGTGGCCCACTCAGTAGTGTGTCACGAGTCATGGCAAATTTTGGGTCGTCGAGCCGTGTGAAGAATGGAGTGTGAACTATGTAGCCATCACAAGGAGACTCGTCCGCCTACCAAATCCGCATCAACATTAGCAGACAGCTTTTGAATTGTTGCGTCTCGATTGTGTTTTTAGTCGTGTGCACGGATGGCACGTGTTGCATGGCTCCCCCTCAAACGTAGTGTTTCCGCAATTCTTGTCATGCATATCATTTGTCTCACCTATTGGTAAacacaactttttttttattatttatcaaaatatataactatttttgattaattttttttctatccctgaccttctctctcctttcatTTCCATCAGGAGGCCGCCGCAGTTAACGATGAAAATAGGTAGAACACGGATCCTTTACGGTGCACAGCACTCGATGGCATATCATCTTGTTCGATGGCTGTCTATCTGCTGGTGGCGGCCATTGAGATGGTTGTTTATTTGCTGGTGGAGGTTATTAAGGCGCTCTATGATGCAAATAGCGGCCCACAAGGATCCTCGATTTTTTTGGTATGTTGTTATGGTGTAACAAtggtaagagaaaaaaaaaaaggataatatTCCTACTTACATCCATAGATGCCATTGATTAGCATGGAAGATTGAGATggtaggctaaagaaaaattacaaataaaatatattactgAAAATGCCTTAAATCAGGtgatactttttttttcccGCTCCCCGGAGAGGAGCATTCTCAGACGCATTAGAGGGAAAAGTAGGAATGTGCAGCCCTTCTCGTATCCCCCTAACGGTATTTGCAGTGGAGTACTTtggagttttttatttttttactattATAATGCAAACTATTCTGAAACCTTTTTCTGTGGTTTTTAAGGGTGGCTTATTATTGTTAGCTATTGCTGCTGGCAGAGGAGACAGGTCTTTTCCCGCCCAACTACTCCGGGGATAACCGGAATAGAGCTCCGAGTATACCTACGAGTCGTTCTATCTCGTCATGAGTTTGGCAGCAAGCACCGTACGCTCCTGGGGCGGTCTATTTTCGACTAACCCTGTATTAGTTATTTCAATGCTTTGGAGCCATGTAGTCTATATgtagctttcttttttttaattaaaatacatCCTAGTGAGTTTGCTTTTACTTAAAGGAGAGGAACAAATAGTAATGTTTAGGTTAAAAGAGAAAGTACGCTTGTCAAACAAGAATCGTATATATCTAGCTGCGAGTGATTTCGCTCACATGATCATAGCTCTTGGTACTTTCTCTTATATCTATCAAACAGCATGGCAGTAAGGTTTttttcaaagaagaaagaaaagataattAGACAGCAAAAACATAGAGGAtatcaaatcaaaatataaaacaaaattaCATAAAAGAGCACAAAGGAAAAATAAAGTAAGTTGGAGATTTTTAATTGCTTGACTAGTGTGCGGAGAACATCGGAgatgttgattgtgcttggTTAGAATATTGCTATTCTAGTTTTCCGATGCACCATTagtatattaataaaatttcaTCAATCTGGATTCGTTTTCGTATTCAAATCATTCGGATATGAATAGAAATTAgagcatccgactaatatctGTATCCGCATCCATATgcataaaaaaaagatatagatataaatagatAATTATCCGATCCATATCCAAATatccaattttatttttaatcttgtTTAATTTTATACAACACTCATAAATTTTTAAGAGGAAATAAATGACATAttaacattaatatgttattaacTTGTTTTATCATCCGCTTAGTAATATCATTAATTCTGAGTCATAAAATTCAATTTATATCCGCACATCTGATTTGCATCCGTAtttatttaagataaatttaTATCTAAATTTTTGTATCCGATTaacatcaaataaaataaatatgaatatgaatataCTAATTAACTGATCCATAGTCAATCCAAGTTTATCCTAATAAAACAAGATAATAACAACGATCCTGCGTGGCACTCTATCCGCAGAAGTTAGTGACGTACCGTTAATTTCTTATATAGGATGGAAAAGTCTGTCCTCGCATGCGTGTTGTGGTAAAGTTGTTAATCGTTTTTCTAATCTTAATTATTGCAAAGAAGATCCTTTATCCAATCCCTTTCTTATTATATATCTCAAGagaaaaataatgtttgaaaagGTTAAGGACATGGAACAAGAAGTGGGTTAGGCTTCCACTTCCGGAATTCTCGATCGTGAGCTGGGACCCCCACCAGGGTTATGGTTAGTTACCATTTTGATACATCTAAAATTAAATGAAAGTCCCAAGTGGACAATCATATCaggctttttttttccaaactaAGATTATGTCAGGTCCCTATCACCTATTTGGCTACTAAATTAGTTTCTCCGAGAAAGATTATATCTGCTATTAAAAATTGAcaagaaagttcttttaaatctCTTCTGCAATGCCAAAGTGGGATACAATGCACAGAGTTTATTTTTTCCCAGAGAAACGCCTTTTGGAAAACACTGATTATACTTATGAGGAGGAAAGAAGATTACACCTGTGATCAACAGTGAAATAAAACATTAGTTCTCCAAATAGTACTGTTCATTTGAtgaagaatattatttttttgatcatATAATTAATCTCTTTTTTGGGAtgaaaactaataaaaaaagtttaaatttcgaaaaaatatttattttaaaaatggtAACAAAAAAATATCAGATGTTATTTGTGCTATAATAAACTATCATAGTGATAAGTAATATGTTATATGGACTGCTACATGCAAATAAGTGGTCCCTGGTACCATCAAACTTGGGCAACCTTTCATGAGGGATGATGCCAACGGGTTCTTAAAAATATGGGCATTCCCTACAGCAGGACATCCACAGAATGAGGAGGGATTATGTCGCTTTTTATGCCACACGTTGTTTGTCCTGAGGCAAAGAGGGCAGCGGATTGGATTGCATATTATATGGTAGAGCATATATATGGTGTTTTATGGGCTAGctacaaaactatttttttatgatattttataatcttttgattttattggatgtactCATACTAAATATGAATGAATGATGTATATGCcttaataacaaaaaaatacaatgagtctaaaatttttatattaacCACTATTATGAGGAAGGTTAAGGTCATAAGACGTGCTACAACTAACACGTTTTCATCGACAGTGTCGGATTGCCTTAGAGAATGACTTTCTATTGTGATTTGGGACTCTTTCTACCGTCCTCTAGCAACTTGTTATCCTTATtctcaacagaaaaaaaaagtcgGTCTTAGTGGCCGCACAATTGGACAAATTGGATCCAGGAGCCAACTTGCACACCTAAGTCATGAAGTTACCTCTAATCATGCTTTTTGTAGCCACTACATTTGTTTGAGGATTGATTCATTGCCCAACCTGGATAAATTAtaataacatattttaaaaattttctgtcCATTCAAATTATACTAATGGTGAatacaataaaatattttaaaaaactttGACCATTCAAATTATACTGATGGTGATATTTGATTACCAATTTATTAAATTAGCAGGTAGAGAAAATGTAGGTCTATTTGGCCGAACTCCAGGATTAGAGGCCTGAGTATCCCGCCATTTCCTCCCTTTTTTGCTACtatacatatttttcttttctttctcaaacAAGCGCAAATATCAAAACATATTATAGGAGGACATCCAATCCGTAGTTCCATTCGAAAATTTCATTTGTTTTTGGCCAAGACAGCTGGCTTCTAAAGCGACTATTTTGAGGATATTAGGTGCTAATGCTAGGAAATGCCGCTTAGGCATAGCTTATTAATCACTTTGTGGCTGAAATTAAGATTCTTTTTTGTTCTCTTTATCTGttattttttcattaaaatagatgcatctattttaaaaaaaaataatcaagcgAAGTACATGCTAATACTTCGCTTGAAAAAGAGACACAAATCTAATTTAACAAAATGCCAAGTAGTTAGAATGGCCATGTGGGATATAGGTTGGGATGGTTTAGTCTGAAACAAAATGGTTTAGCATAAATGAGCGTGGCTCGAATCCATGGGACGCTTGGCTAGAATGGTTGCATACGGTTTGATGTGATTTGGATGCAGTTAAGCTTGGATTAACTGATTGGGTTCCAGATTGCTGAATCCCATAACTAGTCCATTGACCCTTATTATTCAAGCACCAAAATTTCAATAAGACCAATGGCCTCATGTAACCAACCCCATCAATTACCACTGTTTATTGTTACTAGTGAAGCGATGGCTGTTATTTGCTAGTTCAACTTTAGTTCACAAAGTAAAATGATTGTTCTTATGAATATTACTCTTTGTTCGTATTATTATGAAAGTAAAACAACAAAGATTCTACTTGCTTAAATCATTGTTTACTAAACTAACTTCTCCACTTTATTTAAACATGACTTTTACTAATCGAAGAATAAGGCGATCTTGATGGGTCTGTAAAGGGTTAGAATTAGCTAATTTAGGCCCTAGCTTCTAAAAACATTGCCTCCAGATATCATTCTATCACCAACAAGAAATCTAATAACTATTGACCTTAAATAGAAAGTACgtactagaaaaaaaaattaaaaaatgactaaaataactTTAAGTGGCATAGCAGCCACTGAAGGAGAAAATATATGCATCTTCCTTTTGATTCAGAGCAATTTCGACTTTCATATGCGGTAAATGGTCTTACTAACACTGTTAATATAAATGGACATAAAtatagattttataaattattagttgcaagtataataaatataaattttaaggagGCTTTTGCAATTGATGCAAGAAAAATAGATTTGCCGCACGAACCCATCTCCTCTTGGTATAATTCTCCTTTCGGTGCTTGATGAATGGCCTAAACCCGAAGGAAAGCACCAACATCcatgtgaggactcgtgcgtgcatgtgtttagtcctatatcgATTATTCGTTGCGTAGATCTTGAGTACgtatacaggatcaaaaaattcaaataataccttccggctagttattttggatgaggtcttgggttgttacaaatgatatcagagtggACCCGACCCATAACCTACGTGGACTAGGGCACACTGCAGTACGGATTCATTAGGACTGACCACAGGCCGATCGTAGTGTTTGTAActtgatttgaatagatttggaccCTTAATCGGACGAGGATGTAAATGCTTAAACGGGGAAGTATGTGTGGACCGTACAGACATATGtttagccggaagttattatttgagttaattgatcttatataaatgtgtttagctattttgggtgggGTTATGGATTGTTACACTCCACCCCAATACAGTGAAGAGCCGTACCAATACAGTGAGAATGCATCACTGAATGCAGTGAAGAGCCGTACCAATACTTAACGGAGATAAAGAAATGGTAATGGTAGTAGTAGGGGTAGCAATAGTACTGCCTTGGCGCCCCACGAAGTCAACTAAAAGAAGGTGAAAACGGGGGCTTAGAATCAAAGTTTACCATCTTTCGTTTTTTTGCTGCGAAGTTTACCATCTTTCTTGACGTTTGCGATTATATAGCTCGACGCCAACGCCAGGAAGAGAAAGGCACGAGAGGGTGGTCATATAACATCGGCCCCCTCAccgtcttttctctctcttttccttccctCCTGCTTCCTCGCTTTCTTTctgccttctcttctccttctctccctttcctctcctctcctctcctggGAGTAAGAGGGCGAAGGAGAGAAGCCAtaagagaaaagagaggagaaaaagaagagtttttagaaatggggaACTGCGTTGGTGCTCCTGTGAAATCTTCGAGCCCAGCAAACACCTGGTCATGTCCCAGTCCAGGTAATGCTCATAATttgcttcccttcttctttataGGTATATTTTTTGCTGTTGCTAATTGTATAGAAATAGATACTTGCTCCATACCaaattctccttttttttgtaaTAACCATTTTCCGAATAAATTCTTCTTATTTGTTATGCCCTCTGCTTGTGATCAAGATTATATATGAAAACTCTGCCTTTAGTTTTATTCTTCACATTATTCCAAGTGGATATGCTTTTTAATGGTTTTCTTTCCTTGTCTTCTTGTTTGATTATAAGtttacaacaacaacaacaaaaaatacAGTTTCGAGTTTTTCTGAATTTCGAAACGGTCACCTTTTATCATGATTAGAAAGAGCATGCCTTCTCTTTAAATATCTCATATGAGTATCTGAAGTTTCCAGTATAATTACTTCTACTTCAACAACTTGTAACTTGGAATTGGCTTGCTATCAATATCTCGTCTTTCTGTTCCGTCTTCCAATGCTCAAGGATGCTTGACGTCGAAGGCCATCAGCAGCACTGCCACCACGGAGAAGCTGTCAAACATCAGCAGCAGCACCTTCAGGCAGTCCACGGGCAGCAGCGTGAGCATCGATGAGGTGCACCAGGAGGGCCGCATCCTGGAGGTGCCAAACCTCCGGATCTTCACATTTGCTGAATTGAAGAGTGCCACCAGGAACTTCAAGCCAGACACCATCCTCGGCGAAGGAGGTTTTGGGAGAGTGTACAAGGGATGGGCCAATGATAAGACTCTGAATCGCTCCAAGAGTGTGGCTGCGATGGTGGTCGCTGTTAAGAAACTTAATCCTGAGAGCATGCAAGGGTTGGAGCAATGGCAGGTGATTGCTTAAATTCATTCAACTCAGgaactttttctttgttttgtgtAGCCATTTTCAGGTGTTTCGGTGTTATTTATGTGAGCATCTAGTTTGTTTTGGCTCTTCCACGCATTGGGAATCAGTAGAAAGTTAATAAGCTTTGGTGTTATTGTTTGTGTATTTTCTCCTTGTTCATTGTTATTGTTTGCTAATATACTTCAATTTATTTGACTGAACACCTTTTCAATTTACCTCATTCTTTTCGGTTTACCAATTCCATTTCTAAATTCTTGCCAATTTTCTTTCACGATCCAGATAAATTCCAGAAATGCAGATGTTTCGTACTTTTCATTTTTCATTAATATGATTTGGCGTGATGactaaataattttattatatttctcACATTTTATGaaattgatttatattttttttttgtcttcttctCAGGGATGTTAAACTTCATTCCAGACATTTCTGGCTTTTCACATATTCTTAGTAAATTTAAGTTGGTTTACTTTTTATTTACTTCGTAGGACCACCACAGTGTCCTTCTTGTTTCTTATAAATGCACACTTATCATATCTTTAGCTTTAAAAAAGTGTTGAAAGGTTGATTAAAAAAAGAACCTAAAAGCCTTgcactttgattcttcttctttatatatatatatatataattttgtgAAGTTTGCTAGCATTGTTTGATTAGTAGGTGTTGTTTAACGTACAGTATGCATGTCAGGTTAGTTCATTAATTTATATATTGGTTCTATTCTTGGAGGGGAATGCAGTCTGAAGTGAATTTTTTGGGAAGGCTTTCGCATCCCAACCTCGTCAAACTCTTGGGTTATTGCTGGGAGGATAAGGAACTTCTCCTTGTGTACGAGTTCATGGCAAAGGGGAGCCTAGAACATCACCTCTTCAGAAGTGAGTCCTATGACGAAAACTAATGCTTTTCAATATTAAGTCTCACACTATTTACAATGTGGTACAACATTTTTTGCCATACCAGAACATAAAATCCAATGAAGGATCTTAAACAAAAGTAATATCCTACCACTGATATCACAAGTAGACAGACTGTTGGCTATTCTTATATATGTCACACTGCATATTAAATTCAGTAATCTTGATTGCGGTACTCTAAATAAGATTATATTTCACCAATGGCATTGTCTTTTTTTCTAGTCCATGATCCAAGGCGATGACATGTCACTTTTTGGCAGGAGCGGCAGCTTGCCAGCCACTCTCATGGAGCCTGAGGCTGAAGATAGCGATAGGTGCAGCTCGTGGCCTTGCATTCTTACATGCATCAGAGACAAAAATCATCTACAGAGATTTCAAGTCTTCCAACATTCTTCTTGACTCGGTATTTTTCTTCCCTATGCCTCCCAAAGAATCAAAGCATTCTTCTCAAGAGATACTGAACTAATTAAATTGGTTTCACGCAGAACTACAACGCAAAACTCTCCGATTTCGGGCTGGCAAAGAATGGACCAAGCGATGGAGACTCCCATGTCACCACGCGAGTCATGGGAACGCGGGGTTATGCAGCTCCGGAGTACATCGCTACCGGTATGTATCCCTTTCGGTTCCTCAGTGACTAATTCATAAAAAAGCTAAAGTCATGGTGCTTTGATCCACCCATTTCCACAAAGTGGGTTCTTGGCCTATTTGTCGCTTTCAGTTCCTGTTGTGCTTTAGCTAGAAGGTGGCAGTATTCTACATTAGTCATTCTCCATCACATTTATCCTAGAGCTACAAGGGACCCAAATTCTTCATTTAGAATTCGGATATTATAAAAACTCAATCAAACAACCTTTGGCATGGCCTCTTGTTGTCCTTTGTCTCCATCTGCATGAACTGAAAACTTTGCTCAGAGATAGTTAAATGGCTTGTTGGCATTCTTATGCAAGTCAACGTTAAGCATTCTGGAGGGTTCATGTGGTTTCTATCAAAGATGGATGTATTTTAACAGTTCTTTGAGTGTACTGACCAAAGTTTGCATCATTTAGGCCATCTCTATGTGAAGAGTGATGTATATGGATTTGGAGTGGTGCTGCTAGAAATGCTGTCTGGCCAGCGGGCGCTCGATCCGAATCGACCAAGTGGGAAGCAAAACTTGGTAGACTGGGCTAAACCATTCCTAGCAGACAGGAGAAAGCTTGCAAGCTTGATGGATCCACGGCTCGAGGGGCGGTATCGATCTAAAGGCGCTCTTCAGGCAGCGCAACTCACTCTAAGGTGTCTTGCTGGTGATCCTAAACGCCGTCCATCTATGGAGGAAGTTGTGCAGACCCTTGAGCATATTGAAGCCTTGAAAAACAGATCAAAAGAGTCCAAAGATGTGGCTTCCCAGCCTATAGCCTGAAATCATGGCCCAACCCCAGTGCATCGACGTTGACCACTTGCATCCAAGGCATGATGGTGCCCAGAGCTGACACCGTAAGCACTGATTTGATCAGTTGTGCTTGCAGACCTAGACATTTTTTCTCTATTTAACCTTTAACtgttgattttatttttcacaATCTGAGGTGTTCTATGGATTCAAGGATGTATAGGTAATTTGTATTAGCGATCAATCATCACCAATCTCTGGTTTAATTAGTTGTACTTGTATATCAAGCCAATATTTGTTCTGTGTAAGCTAACTGTTCTTATTTTCTATAATTCAAGGGGCCTATGAGTTCAAGAATGCATCAATGATTTGTGCTGATACTTATCTATATAATTTTAATAATGTGGTGAAAATAATTTTCCTTTTGTCTTATAATGACAGCATTGGTAAGACCAATATATGAAAATTTAATAGGTGTAATCTCATCTATCAGAGGAAAGCC of the Phoenix dactylifera cultivar Barhee BC4 unplaced genomic scaffold, palm_55x_up_171113_PBpolish2nd_filt_p 001186F, whole genome shotgun sequence genome contains:
- the LOC120108124 gene encoding probable serine/threonine-protein kinase PIX13 — protein: MGNCVGAPVKSSSPANTWSCPSPGCLTSKAISSTATTEKLSNISSSTFRQSTGSSVSIDEVHQEGRILEVPNLRIFTFAELKSATRNFKPDTILGEGGFGRVYKGWANDKTLNRSKSVAAMVVAVKKLNPESMQGLEQWQVIA
- the LOC120108123 gene encoding probable serine/threonine-protein kinase PIX13, whose translation is MQSEVNFLGRLSHPNLVKLLGYCWEDKELLLVYEFMAKGSLEHHLFRRAAACQPLSWSLRLKIAIGAARGLAFLHASETKIIYRDFKSSNILLDSNYNAKLSDFGLAKNGPSDGDSHVTTRVMGTRGYAAPEYIATGHLYVKSDVYGFGVVLLEMLSGQRALDPNRPSGKQNLVDWAKPFLADRRKLASLMDPRLEGRYRSKGALQAAQLTLRCLAGDPKRRPSMEEVVQTLEHIEALKNRSKESKDVASQPIA